Sequence from the Bremerella volcania genome:
TGGCGGCCTTGGCTCCGTCGTTGGTCAGACTGATCTCGCGCAGCACCTTGCCGGGCTTGATCCAACTCGTGTCTTCGATCGCGCACGGCTCATTCAAATTGAGGATCAGATCGTTGTTTTCCAGGAGGTCGCCAGGCGTGTTGCCAATCAAAATGACGCGCCACGGCGTTCGCACGAACGTGCCGGAGGTGACTTCGCTTTGTAGTTGGCTCATGACGGTCGGCCGATCACCGGTGACCGACTTCAAACGCATCATCGGATAGTTGATCGCACCTGCTTCGGCGACCGCGGCGTAGCGATACGCGCCAATCTGAATCGTGAGTGGCCTTTCGACGTTGGCACCCAGTTCGACCAGCCGCACTTTCTCGTATTCGCCTTGGGCGGCATTGGTACGCCAGGCCCAGGGGGCGCCTGGGAAGCGAAACTCGGTTCGCTCTTCCACCAGCGTAATCGGCTTGCCATCACCGACTAGCATTCGGAAACCGACCCCCTGGTCGTAGCAGCGGACTTCCACGTGCAGCGCACACTTGGCTTTCGTATCTTCGCACTGGAACAACTGGAAGTTGTAGTTGTCGGCGATCTCGGACCGCTCGCCATACACCGGCTTCCACGTGTTACGAATGCTCGACACTTTCGTGGTTTGTAAGAGCCTCAAGTGGTCGCCAATGACCGCATGGTCGTTTCGCACGAAGGTGATCGTGCTGTCATCCACCAAGACGTCACCGTCCAACTTCACTGAGTAGTTCAGCTGGCTCTTCTGGTCGACTTCCTTGAGATCGACGTGAACCTGAATGCGTCCATTGGGTGACGTTAGTTGCTCGGCCAGCGACAGGCGGCACGCGCCGGTCACTACGAGAACGAAAGAAACCGCCCATGGAAAGAGCATTCGTTTAGCAAGTAGAGGTCGAGCAGTTGTAGGTCCAACCGTGATCATGGGCAGGTTCCAGGCATTGGCGGGATCGAATAGTGGTGGGCTGCCTTCCAATATAGTTGAAATCATAGGTACGTGTACGCAGCGATATTCCGACGGGTCGTTCTTCCCCTGGAGTGACTATGGTTCGAACCGGCCACAGATAACTCACAACGTCAGAGATCGAGAGGCGGTAATTACTGGTCCGCTCCTCAAAAAAAGGAATCGCGTGTAGCGCAATACGACATGGATGTCGTATCAACCGACACCATGAGGTGGCTGTTGGTCATGACGTTTTGTCACGGGCACTTAATCTCGAAAGAAATTGACGAAATCCAGGAGGAAACCCCCGTTTCCTTTTGGAATGATTCTTGCAGAGATTGCTGATCTGATTTACAACGCAACCGAAAGTTAAAGCTAGCCGTTAGGCACCCAGGCTCTCTCAAAAAGCCCAAGGCACCTCGCGATTGCGACGCTTGGAAACAAATGCGTTCCATGTGTTTTTTTAATCGAAGAGTTCCTGGGAGATGCCTACCGTGTCACGTTCACGTCCGTCTGGTTTTACGCTGGTTGAATTGCTGGTGGTGATTGCCATCATTGGGATTCTAATTGCCCTTCTATTGCCGGCAGTGCAACAAGCTCGCGAAGCGGCTCGGCGCATGCAGTGCTCGAACAACATGCGGCAGATCGGCCTGGCTTGTCACAACTACCACGATACATTTCGTACGTTTGCTCCGGGCCGATTGGTCTACAACGGTTTTGATTCTTCAGGAAACAGCACCAAGGTCGTGACTGGGTTTCTGGCGATGATCATGCCGTTCGTCGAGCAGGGAAACCTTTCGAACATCTACAACCAGTCGTATGGCTTTGACGATCCAGCGAACCACGATGCCGTCAACACGCCGATCGATATTTACCTCTGCCCGAGTGCCCCCGGCGGTGATCGCAAGATGCCCCTTTACGCTGGCTGGAACATGGGCTGGACGACCGACCCGACCGCTTTAGATCCAAGCGTGACCGGTGTGGCGACCGACTACCAGGGTATTCGCGGTATGCACGTGCTCGATAGTTCCGGCAACCATACCGACGTACCAGGCCGCGAAGTTGGCATTCTGAATGAAGCGGGCGCCGACTTCGCCGACATCACTGACGGGACCAGCAACACAATCCTGCTGTTCGAAATGGCCGGTAAGCCCGTTCACTGGAATATGAGCAAACAGCTGCAAGTTACCAACGCCCAGTTTTACGGCTATGGACCCTGGTCCGGGAACAACGGGGTGATGATCTACAACTGGGAAAGCGATGGAAGCGCCAAGGGTTGCGACGGCTGTACCAGCTACATCAATATCGACAATGAAACGGCCCCCTACGCGTTTCATCCCGGCATCATCAATGTGGTGCTGGCCGACGGCTCCACGCGCACGATTCCTGAAACGGTCGATACGCAAACGTTCCTGAACTTGTGTTTCAAAGCTGATGGCAACGTAGTAGGCGACTTCTAAAATCGTTTCGCCCAAGTTACGTGTCCTGCCCTGCCAACCGAGGAATCGATTGACATGTTTGGTCAACAACAAGATCGTCTACTTGACCTGATCGTGGCGACCGCCAGCGTACTGCTGGTGGTCGCGATTGGTACGCCTTGGTTGGCCGGGGCAAGGGAAGAGTCGCGAGCCACTCTCTGCGAAAAGAACCTCTCTGTGATTGGCAAGGCCTGCCTGGCCTTCGCGGAAGTCCATCAAGATTCCTTGCCCAGCAACGGGCGCGAGCCCCATCGCGGCTGGAATACATTGGTTCTTCCCTTCATGGATCAGGCCGCACTTTACGATCAGTACCAGCTGAGTCGCGAGTGGTGGGACGGGGCTAACCAACAGGTCGGAGCAACACACCTAAGTGGGCTCGTCTGTCCTTCGGCTCCGCACGGCGATCGTGAAGTACGACTGTTAGACCCGGACGGCAAGGAGTTCACCGCGGCAGCGACCGACTACGTGGCCTCTTCAGGGGCTTACCTGCTGACCAACGTGCAAGAGCGACTCTATCGCGGCGCGATGGCTTCGCCCGGTCGATACTACGGCGGATCGAAAGTAACCGCCGGTCACGCGATCAAGCTAAGCGACATCACCGATGGCCGAGCCAATTCTTTTTTGGTGGTCGAGATGGCCGATAAACCGAACGAGTGGCGAAGCGGCAAGCTGCATGCCCACAAGACCGATGACGAGGAACATCGCCCGTTGGTGGAAGGGTTCAGCTTTGGACAATGGATCGCACCCAACTGGAACCACCTGCGTTCCTACGATAAAGAGGGTCGCAACCAGTTCGGCCGGTGCGCGGTCAACTGTTCCAATGGAGGCTCGATCTACGGCTTTCATCCCCAGAAAGCCCACGCATTGATGGCCGATGGAAGCGTCGCCCCGTTGCGGGCCGGCTTGGAACAGGAAGTGATGGTCGCGCTAGTCAGCATCGCCGATGGCGAGTTCATTTCAGCTGAAGACTACCAGGCCAACGAGTAATTCATGCAACGTGTTTTCCTTGTCTGTTTGCTTTCCGCGATTCCAAGTGGCGTTTCAGCACTGGGCGACCAACCAGAGGGCGTCGTTCAAGAGGTGAACCGGCAGCTTGCGCAGTTGCTGGAGTCGAATCACCACGAACTTGCCGATCGGACCACCTTTCTGCGTCGCGCGTCGCTCGACCTGATCGGACGAATTCCCACGGCCGCCGAAGCGCGAGCGTTTGTTGCCAGCGAGGATACAGAGACGCGTGAGCAAGCGATCCGGCGGCTTAGCCGTAGTCCGGCCGCCGCGAAGCATCTGGCAACCTTCGTGCGAACCCTTTGGTTTCCGCAAACGTCCGTCGCGCCTTACGAGTACCTGGCTGGCGATACCGAGGCCTGGATCGCGGATCAGTTGAATCACGATCGTCCGCTCAACGAAATCGCCCAGCAGCTGATCTCGGTTTCGTACGCCCCACAAACGAGCGAACAAAGCGGCGGCCCGATGGGCAGCCTGACGACCCCCAAGACGCTGATCGAAGCGAACGACCACCGTCCCGAACGCATGGCAGCCAACGCGACGAGTTCCTTTTTAGGGGTCGATCTCAGCTGTGCCCAATGCCACGATCATCCTTTCGATGCCTACAGCCAAGAGCAGTTCTGGCAAACGGCGGCGTTCTTTGTGCCCAAGAGCCGCTTCGAGGAAAACCGCCCTTGGTATGAAATCGAGATCAAGATTCCCGATGCCGGCAAGTCAGTTGCTCCCGTGCTATTCACCGGTGATTTGCCCTTGGAAAGCGAATCGCCTGACTTGCAGCTCACCTCCGGACGGGAAGTCTTCGCCACGTGGGTCGGTCAGGCGAACAATCCTTTCTTCGCCCGGCGGACCGTCAATCAGTTGTGGGCCGAATACTTTGGTGCGCCGCTGGTCACGCGACAGCCCGATCAAATCGCCAGCCCGGTGCGCGAGCAAGCCCTGGAGATTCTGGCCGAAGCATGGGTCGAGCATCAATTCGATCTGCGTTGGCTGGCCGAAACGATCGTCTCGACGGATGCCTACCAAATCCACCATCGCGGCCCGGCCACCACGGCGACCGATCCTTTTCCTTACATGACGACGCGCGGTCTGACGGGCCCGCAGCTATACGACAGCCTGAATATCGCCGCCGGAAAACCACCGATTCGCGGCGACCTCGACTCGGCCGAGCAGCTTCACGATCGCCAGGCGTTCCTTGAAATGTTTCCGGCCTATCGTAGCGTCGACGTCGAGCGCTGCGTGACCCAGGCACTTTCGCTGATGAATGGCGAGAAGATTGCCCGGTTGAGCGATCCGAACTCGAACCCATTGGTCCGAGGGCTGGCCGCCGCTCCGTTTCTCACCGAGCGGGAATGTGTCGAGAGCCTCTTCTGGTCAACGCTTAACCGGCCCCCAGGCGAGCCCGACTGGCAGCAACTGCGGGTAGCAGGCTACCTGGAAGACGACCCGGCCACGCGTGCCCAGCGACTGGGGGACTTGTTTTGGGTGTTGGTTAACTCCGTTGAGTTCAACACAAATCATTGACCGCGCGGAAGTCCGCGTCATTTAAGGGAAACTACCGTGCTTCAAGGAATTAGCCGCCGCCTGTTCGGAATGTCGCTGGCCGCTGCCTCTTCATCAATGATGCTGCAAGGTAGCTGGCTGCGAAGCTTGTCCGCCGCCGAGAAGACCTCCGACACGAAGGTGAAACGCGTCATTCTGCTATGGCTGCACGGTGGACCGGCAACGATCGATCTGTGGGATTTGAAGCCCGAGCACGACAATGGTGGTCCGTTCAAGGAGATCGCCACCAAGACGCCTGGCATGCGAATCTCCGAGCACTTTCCCGGTCTGGCGAAATGGTCCGATCACTGCGCGATCGTCCGCTCGATGACGTCCCGCGAAGGTGACCATGGCCGTGCCGTGCACCTGGCGCGCACCGGATACATTCCCCAGGCCGGCATCGACTTTCCAGACCTCGGCGCGCTAGTCGCCCAAGAACAGGCACAGTCGGAGGCCCCCCTGCCCGGCTTCATCAGTATCGCTCCACCGCAGCGTCCGGCAATTGCCAGTCGAGGGTTTCTCGATACAGCCGCTTCCCCGCTGGTCGTGGGAGAAATGGCCAAGAGCGTCGACGATCTGGTCGTGCGAGACCTGGAGCAACGATCGCCGCTCGGCCAGTCGCGACGAGTCGACTTGCTTGGCCAGATGAACGAGCACTTCCTGGCCCAAGGTTCCGACCGTAAGGCCATTGAACTAGCCGCTGCCACGCAGCGGGCCCTGCGGATGATGCATCCCGATGTGGTCGCGGCGTTTGATTTGGAACGTGAAAAGGACTCGGTACGCGATCGTTATGGCCGTACCATTTTTGGACAAGGCTGCTTGCTGGCACGTCGTCTGGCCGAACGAGACGTGCCGTTTGTGGAGGTCTCGCTGGGCGGATGGGACACGCACTACGATAACTTCGGCCGCGTCGCGGGATTGTCGTCCCAGCTTGACAGCGGCTTCGCTTCGCTGGTGCAAGATTTGAGCGAACGGGGCATGTTGGAAGAGACGCTCATTCTTTGCCAAGGCGAATTCGGAAGAACGCCCAAAATCAATGCCAACTCCGGCCGCGATCATTGGCCCAAGGCCTGGGCGGTGATGGCCGCGGGGGGACCGAACTGCCATGGGCAGGTCATCGGCAGCACCAGCAAGGACGGAACGGTCGTCGAAAGTAAGCCATACCAGGTGCCCGACTTGATCGCCACCGTTTGTGCCAGCATGGGAATCGACCCGATGAAGCAGAACGATTCGAACGTCAACCGGCCAATCCGCATCGCCGATCCATCCGCTGGCTTGATCGAGGAACTGGTTGGATGAGAAACGCGTGCTTGTTAATCGGGTTTGCGCTGGTCACGATTCTTCCGCGATTCGTCTTCGCACAGGAAACGTTCGAAACCACCGTCGTCCAGATGACGACCGGCGACCAGATCGAAGCTTGGGCATTGACGATTCAGGCCGATGGTCAGCCGGTTGCCAAGCGCGCCGGTGAAGCGACCGCGGCGTTATTCCATTTTTATGACCTGAACAACGACCAGCGGCTTGATGAAGTGGAATCACAGACGATTGCATCTCCGGCTGGACTGCGTCAGCTTCCACTCGGACGACTGCTGCCCACCATGGTCCAGCGTCCCACGGATATCGATCCCAACGAGGATGGCCTGATAACCCTGGACGAATTTCAGACGTACTACGCGGCTTTCAGCAAGGCTGGGTTATGGTTGACCAGCGACGTGACGCCCCGCAACGCCGAGATGAATGCAGCGCTGCTGCGTGCTATGGCAATCATGCCAGGCGACAAGGTCGATCCAAAGCGGATTGAGCGTAGCATGATGCGGTTGATGACATTGGATATGAACGCGGACGAACTGATCAGTCCCGGCGAACTACTTCCCCGGCATGTCTACCCGGGGGTGACACCGACGCGATTGGTGTCAGGCGACAACGTATCGGTTCATTCGTTTGGCATCATCCAAGTTCGGCAAGGAAATGCCGCCGCATGCGATCACCACTGGGCGATCAATCTTTCCCCAGACGGCGCGAGCCTGCAGGACCTGAGTTCCCCCCAGACCAAGGTTAACGCGCTGACTTCCACTTCCATCGCGTCTACTGCTCGTCTGCACGTGACCACCCCGAGTAACTCCCGAGCCGAAGCCTCGTTGGCCGAGCTGGCAAGTCAGTTTGCCAGTAGTGCCGGCGAGGATAACGAGATCAAGTTGAGTGAAATCGCCGGAATGCAGAATCAGGTTGACCTGGAGAACCTTATCCCATTGGCCGATCGGAATCGAGATGACGTCTTGACCGCCCAGGAGTTCGCCCAGTGGCAGGTCGTGGTCCAAGCTTACATTGGCTCGGTGGTTGTCGTCGCCATCCTTGATTTCGAGCAAAACCTCTTTACGGCCCTCGACGAAAACTTCGATGGTTCCCTCTCTGCTCAGGAACTGTCCGAGGCCTGGGAAGTCCTTCAGTCTGCTGGCGTCGTTCAAGCCGGTCGACTGGTACCGCGTCAATTGCCGCGTCAATTGCGTTTCGTCATTTCTCAAGGACCCAGCCAAAAACTGCTCGATCAAGGCCCAACGCAAGGTCCCGCGTGGTTTCAGGCCCTGGACCGTAATCGCGACGGACAGATTTCCCGGGATGAATTCCCTGCCTCGGCCGAGAAGTTTTCCGCCATGGATCGCGACGACGATGGCTTCTTGTCGCTGAAGGACATCGCCCCCTCCACGGATAGCCATCGCTAATACCTACCTATCCCCGTGCCCTGACCTCTAGCGAGGTATTCCTGGCATCTGCCCCCAACTGTTCGATAACGGACCGGCTCGAACGCACTCCTCACCCGTGGCAAAACGTTTTCTCTAAATTGCCTTGAATACGTAGTGCGAAAGGCTTAACGCGACTTGCCGATTGTTAAGCTGCGGTGAGCGATGTCTGATTGAATCGGATTGCGACGCGCCGGAATCTTCGTACAATCGCATCCAACAGTAAGGATTACGCTAAGCATTCAGTACCCTAGAGTTTGGAAGCGATGGAGTCGACATTTCCCGTATTCGATCCGGCATCACCCCAGGCGGAATCGATACGCGATCTGTTCGTCCAGGTGCTGATCATCAGTGCCGGTATCTTCGCGATCGTCTCGGGGCTGATCTGCTTCGCCCTCTACCGGTTTCGCGTCACCGAAAAGCTACCGGTTCAAGACTTCGGCAGCCATCGGCGGGAAATTGCCTGGATGGCGGGCCCGGTGATCATTGTCATTTGGATCGCCGTGATCAGCATCAAACTGATCCTGACCATCAACGCCTTGCCCCCGCAGTATGCCAAGGGGGGGACGGGCGACGACGGCATCGACATCATCGTCACAGGGCATCAGTGGTGGTGGGAAGTCGAGTACACCGCGTCCGGCATCGTCTCGGCGAACGAAATCCACATTCCCACCGGAAAGAGGCTCCGCGTCGCGCTGCGCTCGGAAGACGTCATTCATTGTTTTTGGGTTGCCCAGTTGACCCGCAAGATGGATGCGATACCGGGGCACGAGAACTTCGTCTGGCTGGAAGCCGACAAGCCAGGCACCTACCAGGGACGCTGCGCCGAGTACTGCGGCACGCAGCATGCCTGGATGAACTTCCTGGTCATCGCCCACGAACCAGACGACTTCAATGCCTGGCAGCAGCGAGAGCAGCAGACAGCTGCCGCGCCCAGCGAAAAGCTGGCCTCCGATGGGGCGGCCCTGTTCATGAAGCTGACCTGCTCGCAGTGTCACGCCGTTTCCGGAACCCAGGCGA
This genomic interval carries:
- a CDS encoding DUF1559 domain-containing protein; amino-acid sequence: MSRSRPSGFTLVELLVVIAIIGILIALLLPAVQQAREAARRMQCSNNMRQIGLACHNYHDTFRTFAPGRLVYNGFDSSGNSTKVVTGFLAMIMPFVEQGNLSNIYNQSYGFDDPANHDAVNTPIDIYLCPSAPGGDRKMPLYAGWNMGWTTDPTALDPSVTGVATDYQGIRGMHVLDSSGNHTDVPGREVGILNEAGADFADITDGTSNTILLFEMAGKPVHWNMSKQLQVTNAQFYGYGPWSGNNGVMIYNWESDGSAKGCDGCTSYINIDNETAPYAFHPGIINVVLADGSTRTIPETVDTQTFLNLCFKADGNVVGDF
- a CDS encoding DUF1559 family PulG-like putative transporter, whose protein sequence is MFGQQQDRLLDLIVATASVLLVVAIGTPWLAGAREESRATLCEKNLSVIGKACLAFAEVHQDSLPSNGREPHRGWNTLVLPFMDQAALYDQYQLSREWWDGANQQVGATHLSGLVCPSAPHGDREVRLLDPDGKEFTAAATDYVASSGAYLLTNVQERLYRGAMASPGRYYGGSKVTAGHAIKLSDITDGRANSFLVVEMADKPNEWRSGKLHAHKTDDEEHRPLVEGFSFGQWIAPNWNHLRSYDKEGRNQFGRCAVNCSNGGSIYGFHPQKAHALMADGSVAPLRAGLEQEVMVALVSIADGEFISAEDYQANE
- a CDS encoding DUF1549 domain-containing protein; the protein is MQRVFLVCLLSAIPSGVSALGDQPEGVVQEVNRQLAQLLESNHHELADRTTFLRRASLDLIGRIPTAAEARAFVASEDTETREQAIRRLSRSPAAAKHLATFVRTLWFPQTSVAPYEYLAGDTEAWIADQLNHDRPLNEIAQQLISVSYAPQTSEQSGGPMGSLTTPKTLIEANDHRPERMAANATSSFLGVDLSCAQCHDHPFDAYSQEQFWQTAAFFVPKSRFEENRPWYEIEIKIPDAGKSVAPVLFTGDLPLESESPDLQLTSGREVFATWVGQANNPFFARRTVNQLWAEYFGAPLVTRQPDQIASPVREQALEILAEAWVEHQFDLRWLAETIVSTDAYQIHHRGPATTATDPFPYMTTRGLTGPQLYDSLNIAAGKPPIRGDLDSAEQLHDRQAFLEMFPAYRSVDVERCVTQALSLMNGEKIARLSDPNSNPLVRGLAAAPFLTERECVESLFWSTLNRPPGEPDWQQLRVAGYLEDDPATRAQRLGDLFWVLVNSVEFNTNH
- a CDS encoding DUF1501 domain-containing protein, with amino-acid sequence MLQGISRRLFGMSLAAASSSMMLQGSWLRSLSAAEKTSDTKVKRVILLWLHGGPATIDLWDLKPEHDNGGPFKEIATKTPGMRISEHFPGLAKWSDHCAIVRSMTSREGDHGRAVHLARTGYIPQAGIDFPDLGALVAQEQAQSEAPLPGFISIAPPQRPAIASRGFLDTAASPLVVGEMAKSVDDLVVRDLEQRSPLGQSRRVDLLGQMNEHFLAQGSDRKAIELAAATQRALRMMHPDVVAAFDLEREKDSVRDRYGRTIFGQGCLLARRLAERDVPFVEVSLGGWDTHYDNFGRVAGLSSQLDSGFASLVQDLSERGMLEETLILCQGEFGRTPKINANSGRDHWPKAWAVMAAGGPNCHGQVIGSTSKDGTVVESKPYQVPDLIATVCASMGIDPMKQNDSNVNRPIRIADPSAGLIEELVG
- a CDS encoding EF-hand domain-containing protein, which produces MRNACLLIGFALVTILPRFVFAQETFETTVVQMTTGDQIEAWALTIQADGQPVAKRAGEATAALFHFYDLNNDQRLDEVESQTIASPAGLRQLPLGRLLPTMVQRPTDIDPNEDGLITLDEFQTYYAAFSKAGLWLTSDVTPRNAEMNAALLRAMAIMPGDKVDPKRIERSMMRLMTLDMNADELISPGELLPRHVYPGVTPTRLVSGDNVSVHSFGIIQVRQGNAAACDHHWAINLSPDGASLQDLSSPQTKVNALTSTSIASTARLHVTTPSNSRAEASLAELASQFASSAGEDNEIKLSEIAGMQNQVDLENLIPLADRNRDDVLTAQEFAQWQVVVQAYIGSVVVVAILDFEQNLFTALDENFDGSLSAQELSEAWEVLQSAGVVQAGRLVPRQLPRQLRFVISQGPSQKLLDQGPTQGPAWFQALDRNRDGQISRDEFPASAEKFSAMDRDDDGFLSLKDIAPSTDSHR
- the coxB gene encoding cytochrome c oxidase subunit II produces the protein MESTFPVFDPASPQAESIRDLFVQVLIISAGIFAIVSGLICFALYRFRVTEKLPVQDFGSHRREIAWMAGPVIIVIWIAVISIKLILTINALPPQYAKGGTGDDGIDIIVTGHQWWWEVEYTASGIVSANEIHIPTGKRLRVALRSEDVIHCFWVAQLTRKMDAIPGHENFVWLEADKPGTYQGRCAEYCGTQHAWMNFLVIAHEPDDFNAWQQREQQTAAAPSEKLASDGAALFMKLTCSQCHAVSGTQAKEDFAPDLTHLASRSQLGAGVIKNTPENLRIWLANPQAVKPGCKMPNFKLKDEQLDQLVAYLETLR